In the genome of Pichia kudriavzevii chromosome 4, complete sequence, one region contains:
- a CDS encoding uncharacterized protein (PKUD0D01540; similar to Saccharomyces cerevisiae YGL099W (LSG1); ancestral locus Anc_6.163), with product MTTVEKIKAIEDEMARTQKNKATEKHLGMLKAKLAKLRADLLKDAAAGSGGGAGIGFDVKKSGAASIGFVGFPSVGKSTLLTKLTGTTSEAAAYEFTTLTTVPGVIRYRGAKIQMLDLPGIIEGAKDGRGRGRQVIAVARSCDLIFIVLDVNKPLRHKQIIEHELEGFGIRLNKTPPDIIIKKKEKGGISITSTVALTKIDEDEVKAVLNEYRINSCEVSFRQDATVDDLIDVLEAHNRKYIPAVYVLNKIDSFSIEELELLYRIPNAVPISSGNEWNLDELLEVMWDRLNLVRVYTKPKGRLPDFSDPVVLKGDKCSVEDFCMKIHKSLVDDFKSALVYGTSVKHQNQYVGLSHKLQDEDVITILKK from the coding sequence ATGACTACcgttgaaaaaatcaaggcGATCGAAGATGAAATGGCCAGAACGCAAAAGAACAAGGCTACCGAAAAGCATTTGGGAATGCTTAAGGCCAAGTTGGCAAAGCTTAGGGCCGACTTGTTGAAAGATGCTGCTGCTGGTAGTGGTGGTGGCGCCGGTATTGGGTTTGATGTTAAGAAATCGGGTGCTGCATCTATCGGATTTGTTGGTTTCCCATCAGTTGGTAAATCCACCTTACTAACAAAACTTACAGGTACCACTTCAGAAGCTGCAGCTTACGAGTTCACAACCTTAACTACTGTCCCAGGTGTCATTAGATATAGAGGTGCAAAAATCCAAATGCTCGATCTGCCAGGTATCATTGAGGGTGCCAAAGACGGTAGGGGTAGAGGTAGACAAGTTATTGCGGTAGCAAGATCTTgtgatttgattttcattgttttgGATGTCAATAAACCACTTCGTCATAAACAAATCATTGAACACGAACTGGAAGGTTTTGGTATCAGATTGAATAAAACACCACCTGATATTAtcatcaagaagaaagaaaagggaGGTATTAGTATAACATCCACAGTCGCTTTGACTAAAATTGATGAGGATGAGGTCAAAGCGGTTTTGAATGAATATAGGATCAACTCTTGTGAAGTTTCATTCCGTCAAGATGCCACAGTCGATGACTTGATTGATGTTCTCGAGGCCCACAACAGAAAGTATATTCCTGCTGTTTATGTGTTAAACAAGATTGATTCCTTCTCTATTGAAGAGCTCGAACTTCTATACCGTATTCCAAATGCAGTTCCGATTTCCAGTGGAAATGAATGGAACCTAGATGAATTGTTGGAAGTTATGTGGGATCGGTTAAATCTTGTGAGAGTCTATACAAAACCAAAGGGACGCTTACCTGATTTCTCTGATCCAGTTGTTTTAAAAGGTGACAAATGTTCAGTCGAAGATTTTTGTATGAAGATCCACAAATCCttagttgatgatttcaaatcGGCATTGGTATATGGTACCAGTGTCAAGCACCAAAATCAGTATGTTGGTTTATCTCATAAACTacaagatgaagatgttaTTACTATTTTaaagaaatag
- a CDS encoding uncharacterized protein (PKUD0D01550; similar to Saccharomyces cerevisiae YGL100W (SEH1); ancestral locus Anc_6.159), translating to MNIVKPFPTSHQDLILDVCYDFYGRQLATCSADQHVKVFDLDSSTSFWELNDSWKAHDSVVVKVDFAHPEFGHLLLSASYDRTVKIWEEQFEEPINSGRRWAKVATIADSHGPIYDACFLPAHLGLRIGAIGSDGKLRLYESTDPNDLSQWVAIEEIPVLKNPVANHLQSDFSLSWCPSRFSVEKFIVSALDQAYIYYKNEGSNKYVQGLVLPEHKGLIRSVSWAPTMGRSYHLIATASKDGFVRIFKLEERQKNDKTDELDLEIALLSSFNDHAGEVWKVSWNLTGTILSSCGDDGLIRLYKANYANKFQCMSVISTEHNSK from the coding sequence ATGAACATTGTCAAACCCTTTCCAACGTCCCACCAAGATTTAATACTGGACGTTTGTTACGATTTCTATGGTCGTCAATTGGCAACGTGTAGTGCAGACCAACATGTAAAAGTGTTTGATTTGGACTCATCTACTTCGTTTTGGGAGTTGAATGATTCATGGAAAGCCCATGATAGTGTTGTTGTTaaagttgattttgcaCACCCGGAGTTTGGGCACCTATTGCTCTCTGCATCGTACGACCGTACTGTTAAAATATGGGAAGAACAATTTGAGGAGCCAATTAATTCAGGTAGACGATGGGCCAAAGTCGCAACTATAGCAGATTCGCATGGACCAATATACGATGCCTGCTTTTTACCCGCTCACTTAGGACTTAGGATTGGTGCTATAGGCAGTGACGGTAAACTAAGACTGTACGAATCAACAGATCCAAATGATCTCTCTCAGTGGGTTGCCATAGAGGAAATCCCCGTGCTGAAAAATCCAGTTGCAAATCATTTACAAAGCGATTTTAGTTTGTCATGGTGTCCTTCCAGATTTAGTGTTGAGAAATTTATAGTAAGCGCCTTGGATCAAGCTTATATTTATTATAAAAACGAAGGATCCAACAAGTACGTGCAAGGCCTTGTTTTACCCGAACATAAGGGTCTTATCCGGAGCGTCTCATGGGCACCTACAATGGGAAGAAGCTATCACTTAATAGCCACGGCAAGTAAGGATGGGTTTGTTAGAATATTCAAGCTTGAAGAGCGTCAAAAGAACGATAAAACCGACGAGttagatttggaaattgcTCTTCTGAGTTCGTTCAATGATCACGCAGGAGAGGTATGGAAAGTTAGCTGGAATTTGACAGGAACTATCTTGAGTAGTTGTGGTGATGATGGACTTATAAGACTCTATAAGGCAAATTACGCAAACAAATTTCAGTGTATGAGTGTCATAAGTACGGAACATAACAGCAAGTAA